One segment of Bacteroidales bacterium DNA contains the following:
- the lptC gene encoding LPS export ABC transporter periplasmic protein LptC: MTIQKNIKISGLIAIWVFLIIASSCKNDIETIKALTSESNLPDVTGYDIQMSYTDSGLLKGKVLAPEVLQYNNKEEPYYEFPKGMKAVFYDSLGRQTSFIQARFAIYYSKKDLWEGRNHVYGENQVTGQKIETEQLFWNHKEERIYSDKFSKITNPDGVFTGENGFEAKENLTHFRMNGYQGEVLVNDTPAENDTGM, from the coding sequence ATGACAATTCAGAAAAACATAAAGATATCCGGACTGATAGCGATCTGGGTTTTTCTTATCATAGCCTCTTCCTGTAAGAATGACATTGAAACCATCAAAGCCCTTACAAGTGAATCCAACCTTCCTGATGTTACAGGGTACGACATCCAGATGTCCTACACCGATTCTGGTTTGCTGAAGGGGAAAGTCCTGGCTCCCGAGGTTTTACAATACAATAATAAGGAAGAACCCTATTATGAGTTTCCGAAAGGCATGAAAGCGGTATTTTATGATTCCCTCGGCAGGCAGACTTCTTTCATCCAGGCCAGGTTTGCCATATACTATTCAAAAAAGGACCTTTGGGAAGGCAGAAATCATGTTTATGGCGAAAACCAGGTGACCGGGCAAAAGATCGAAACCGAACAACTATTCTGGAATCACAAAGAAGAACGAATCTACTCCGATAAATTCTCGAAAATAACAAATCCTGATGGTGTTTTTACCGGTGAAAACGGGTTTGAAGCTAAAGAAAATCTTACCCACTTCAGAATGAATGGTTACCAGGGAGAGGTCCTGGTTAATGACACTCCAGCAGAAAACGATACAGGAATGTAA